AAACACATCTACGTGCTTGAGATGATCGGCAAGATCGCGCCGCTGCTCGGCCTGCTCGGGACGGTCCTCGGCATGGTCGAGATGTTCCAGTCGCTTCATGTGGGCGGCCAGATAAACGCGGCCACAGTTACGGGCGGCATCTGGAAGGCGCTCTTCACGACCGTCGCGGGCCTGACGGTGGCCATCCCCACGATATTCGTCTACGGACTGCTCAACTCGCGCATCGACAACGAGGACGAGACCCTCAGAAGGGGCGCCGACTTTCTCCTGCGCGAACATATAGCCGCCGGCGGCGATAAAAATGTCGGGACGCAGAAATAGACGCCACGCGGAGATAGACATCACTCCGCTCATCGACGTCCTCTTCATGCTGATAATATTCTTCGTCCTCACGGCCTCCTTCGTGCAGGGCAAACTTGACGTTCAGCTCCCCTCAGGCGAGGGAAGCTCCGCCGACACACAGGGGGCGGTGATCGTCACCGTCGCCGCCGACAGAAAAATATTCTGGGACGGGCGCGAGGTGACGCGGGTAGAGCTTAAAAAACTTGCCGCCGAATCGAAAGGCCGTGAAATGCTGGTCGCGGGAGACGAAAAGGTCCCCTACGGCGACATCGCGGGGCTGCTCTCGCTGCTGCGTAAAGAGGGAGTCACCTCCGCCGGCCTCATGCTTTCGGGAGAGGGAGCGCGATGACCCTTCTCTCCGGCGAACGGGGTCGATGGACGGCGGCGCTGCTCATCTCGCTGCTCATACATTGTGCTCTGTTCTTCGTCTTTGGCGGCGCAAAGACAGAAAAAGAGCCGGAACCGATAATGAACGTGAAACTCGTATTCGCCCCCGCCTCCCACGGAAACAGCGGCGGTGGCGACGGCGGGAACCAGGGAAAGGAAAAGGTCAGGCCGCAGCCTCAAAAAGAAAAGCCGGCGGCACCCGTATCACAAAAAGTCCCGGTGAAAAAAAAGAAAGAGACACCGATAAAAGAGATCTCCGCGACCCCGGCAAAGAACAAAGAGATCGCCGCACCGGCGGAGTCTCTTACAGGCGTCCCGGATGAAACGGCGGCGGAGGCAGGCGGCGGAAGCGGAGGAGGGAGTGGCGCCGGAACGGGAACTGGCTCAGGCAGCGGAACCGGTTCTGGCTCAGGCTCAGGTCCGGGCATGGGCCCCGGCAGCGGCGGCGGGATCGCCGACGTCAACACGCTCGAAGTGACGCACAAGGTACTGCCCGACTACCCCGCCTTCTCGCGCAAGCGCAGAGAAGAGGGGACCTCCGTGATCGTCGCCGCGGTGGAAAATGGCCGCGTGCAGAGCGCCGAAATAGAAAAGAGCAGCGGCTACGACCGCCTCGACAACGCCGCGCTGCGCGCGGTGAAGGAGTGGCGTTTCCGCCACGACGGATATATTCGAGTAAGGGTTCCTTTTATCTTCAAAATAAGGTAAATCGGCGTTTATAAGCGCGATTTGCGTCATAACTTAGGGCTCTGGCGTCCTCGCCGTATTAATATACGGCTCCGGTTCCAGAGCCCAAAGTTATTTAGCAACTCGCACTTCTAAACGCCGATTTACGCCGATTTACAAGATCCAGCGTACAGCGGAATAAGGAAACGTCAGATAGACCTCCTGCGAGGGGAATAGCCCCAGGCGGTCCAGCTCCGCCGCTTCCACGCGCGTTTTTATCACGTTCCCGCCGACCTCCGTCGAAACCAGCACCGAGCCTGTGGCGCGCTCCAGCGTCATCTGCACGATACGGCCGCCGATGACGTTCACTTCATGCGCTGTCCGCGGCCTGCCGGCGGCGATGCGCACGTCGGCTGGGTTGATCATCGCCGCGTTCGCTCTTACCGTCTGCGGCGGATAGGCAAACACCGCCTGCCCGTCGGTAAATTCCCGCACCATGCAGCCTCCTGAATTGTTCCACTTGCCCTGCAGGAGGTTTTCCGCGCCGCTGCCTACGACTTGGCCGCGATAGAGGCTCACGATGTCGGTGGACATCTCGTAGAGCCACGCGAGGTCATGTGTCGCCACGATAACGGCGGCGCCGTATTCTTTCGCCGCGCTGACGGCCGCCTCCATCACCAGCTGGGCGCTCGCCTCGTCGACATTGGCGGTCGGCTCGTCGAGCAGCAGGACGCGCGGGCGGAGGGCCAGCCGGGCGGCGAGGGCCACGCGCTGCGCCTCTCCGCCGGAGAGCTGATACCAGGCCCGCTTGGCGAATTTTTCCGGATCGAGCCCCACCTGTATCAGGCTTTCGTTTACCCGGACCTTTATATCGGGAATATTCCCGCGCAGTTTCAGCCCATAGGCGATGTTTTCATAGACGGAACGGTTCAGCAGATAGGAATCCTGGAGCATATATGTCACTTCGCGGCGGATCGCCTCTTCACGCCCCTCCGCCGGACGGCCGTCAAATATGATGCGGCCGCTTTTGTATGGGATAAGGAAAGAGAGCACTTTGAGCAGCGTTGATTTGCCGCTGCCGTTGGGGCCGACGAGGCCGGTTATGCCCGAGCTCCTTATTGAAAGTTCCGCGATGTCGAGGGCCGGCTGCCCCTTCCCATAGCTTTGTTTCAGATCATGTATTTCGTAAAGCGGCGAGCTCATCCCGGACGCTCCTCCTTCGCACCGTCTATCTCCGGTATTTTTGTCTGTTTCAGTTTTGCGTCCTGCGGCGCAGGAAAGTCAGCGAAATGTTGAGAATGAGCGATATCAGTATGAGGATCACGCCGAGGGCGATGCCGAGGGCAAAGTCTCCCTTGCCGGTCTCAAGCGTGATCGCCGTGGTTATCGTTCGCGTATGCCATTTGATGTTGCCCCCGAGCATCATCGCGGAGCCGACCTCGCCGACGATGCGGCCAAAGGCCGTCAGCGCGGCGACAAGGACAAGAAAGCGCGCCTCCCACAGGCTCGTCATCGCGAGCCTGGTCCCCGAGGCCCCGAGCGTCATCAGCGTCTGGCGAAGCCGGTCGTCAAGCCCCTCGATCGCCGTCGCCGTGTAGGCCGCCACTATCGGCGTCCCCAGGATGATCTGTCCGATCGCCATGCCTTTGACCGTAAAGAGCAGATCCCAGCCGCCGAAGGGGCCCCGCCGCGATATGAAGGCGTAAACGAGCAGGCCGATGACCACCGTCGGCAGGGCGAGCAGGGTGTCGACTGCAGTGCGGACGCAGCGCTTGCCCGGAAAATCGAAGTACCCGAGAATGAAACCCAGCGGCAGCCCCATGAGCAGTATTCCGCCCATCGAGAGCGCCGTCAGCCGCAGCGTGGTGAAAAGGATGTTCATAGTCTCCTCGTCCATTGAAAAGAGGAGCCTGAAAGCCTGTATAAATCCTTCAACTATGAAATCCATCAGATCAGTCCTTATCTCGTGTTTTACATAATTCGGGCGGACGCTTCAACGTTTTCGTCCGGCGTCCGCCCGTTATGCCGATTATATCGATTTATTAATGTCCGGAACGGATCTCGGCCTCGGGGAAGAAGAGCTGCTTGCCCTCGACCTTGAAGTTCGCGATATCTTTCTGCACCTTTGAGGAGGTGATCCAGTCGATGTACTTGAGCGCGAGATCGTACTTGGCGTTCGGATGCTTCAGGGGGCTGACCGCCATGACGCTGTACTTATTGAGCAGCTCGGGGTCGCCCTCGCAGACTATCACGAGTCCCGGCTTGCCTTTGAGTCCGGCCTCGTATTTAATGAAGGTTCCGCGGTCCGTAAGCGCGTAGCCGTTCTGCTCGTCGGCGATGTTGATCGTCTTCAGCATTCCCTGGCCGGTCTGAACATACCATTTCGCCTTGTCGAAATCCTTCACTCCCGCCGCCTTGAGGAGGCTCAGCTCCGCCGTGTGCGTGCCTGATTTGTCGGCGCGGCTGACAAGCGGCTGTCCCTTCTTCGCGATCGTGGCCAGAGCTTCCGTGACGGGCTTGCCCTTTACGCCCGCGGGATCATTCGCGGGGCCGATGAGGACGAAGTCGTTGAACATGACCTTGCGGCGGTTGGCTCCGGCGCCTTCGGCCATGAACTTGTCCTCCTGGGACGGCGCGTGGGTCAGCACGACGTCGACGTCGCCGTTGCGGCCATACTCAAGAGCTTTGCCGGTTCCGACCGAGACCCACTGGATCTCGATGCCGGTATCCTTAAGAAGAATGGGAGCGAGATAATCAAGCAATCCGGTGTTGTCCGTGCTGGTGGTGGTCGCCATCCTAAGCACGGGGGCCTTTGCCGTCGCGAGCGAGCCGAAGGCAAGCAGGCAGACGACGAGAAGCAGCGCGATAATGGAGCCTTTCCTGTTGATACGCATGGGTAAAAACCCTCCTCGTGAGATTTGTGTTGCATTACAACCTATGCTCAAAACCCGCGGGACGGAGAATAAAAGACGAAAGCGGCAAACTTCCGCGATCCCCTTTCCGCAACGGGAGACGGCCCCGTTTCCAGGACCGCCCTAACGACCGCCCTCCATAGCCGCCAGGCCGCAGGAGAGGCAGTTTCAGGGACGTATGCAGG
The window above is part of the Cloacibacillus evryensis DSM 19522 genome. Proteins encoded here:
- a CDS encoding MotA/TolQ/ExbB proton channel family protein gives rise to the protein MLEYMNQGGSIMWIIGALSLIAAAIAVERVIFFHKASVNPEKLETAFGKAMSEGDLKEAWRVAESSDSSMNRLFKVTLAHWDISTEDMKLLTEQQVRREIYRWEKHIYVLEMIGKIAPLLGLLGTVLGMVEMFQSLHVGGQINAATVTGGIWKALFTTVAGLTVAIPTIFVYGLLNSRIDNEDETLRRGADFLLREHIAAGGDKNVGTQK
- a CDS encoding ExbD/TolR family protein, which produces MSGRRNRRHAEIDITPLIDVLFMLIIFFVLTASFVQGKLDVQLPSGEGSSADTQGAVIVTVAADRKIFWDGREVTRVELKKLAAESKGREMLVAGDEKVPYGDIAGLLSLLRKEGVTSAGLMLSGEGAR
- a CDS encoding energy transducer TonB translates to MTLLSGERGRWTAALLISLLIHCALFFVFGGAKTEKEPEPIMNVKLVFAPASHGNSGGGDGGNQGKEKVRPQPQKEKPAAPVSQKVPVKKKKETPIKEISATPAKNKEIAAPAESLTGVPDETAAEAGGGSGGGSGAGTGTGSGSGTGSGSGSGPGMGPGSGGGIADVNTLEVTHKVLPDYPAFSRKRREEGTSVIVAAVENGRVQSAEIEKSSGYDRLDNAALRAVKEWRFRHDGYIRVRVPFIFKIR
- a CDS encoding energy-coupling factor ABC transporter ATP-binding protein encodes the protein MSSPLYEIHDLKQSYGKGQPALDIAELSIRSSGITGLVGPNGSGKSTLLKVLSFLIPYKSGRIIFDGRPAEGREEAIRREVTYMLQDSYLLNRSVYENIAYGLKLRGNIPDIKVRVNESLIQVGLDPEKFAKRAWYQLSGGEAQRVALAARLALRPRVLLLDEPTANVDEASAQLVMEAAVSAAKEYGAAVIVATHDLAWLYEMSTDIVSLYRGQVVGSGAENLLQGKWNNSGGCMVREFTDGQAVFAYPPQTVRANAAMINPADVRIAAGRPRTAHEVNVIGGRIVQMTLERATGSVLVSTEVGGNVIKTRVEAAELDRLGLFPSQEVYLTFPYSAVRWIL
- a CDS encoding ABC transporter permease → MDFIVEGFIQAFRLLFSMDEETMNILFTTLRLTALSMGGILLMGLPLGFILGYFDFPGKRCVRTAVDTLLALPTVVIGLLVYAFISRRGPFGGWDLLFTVKGMAIGQIILGTPIVAAYTATAIEGLDDRLRQTLMTLGASGTRLAMTSLWEARFLVLVAALTAFGRIVGEVGSAMMLGGNIKWHTRTITTAITLETGKGDFALGIALGVILILISLILNISLTFLRRRTQN
- a CDS encoding substrate-binding domain-containing protein; amino-acid sequence: MRINRKGSIIALLLVVCLLAFGSLATAKAPVLRMATTTSTDNTGLLDYLAPILLKDTGIEIQWVSVGTGKALEYGRNGDVDVVLTHAPSQEDKFMAEGAGANRRKVMFNDFVLIGPANDPAGVKGKPVTEALATIAKKGQPLVSRADKSGTHTAELSLLKAAGVKDFDKAKWYVQTGQGMLKTINIADEQNGYALTDRGTFIKYEAGLKGKPGLVIVCEGDPELLNKYSVMAVSPLKHPNAKYDLALKYIDWITSSKVQKDIANFKVEGKQLFFPEAEIRSGH